Proteins encoded in a region of the Anopheles aquasalis chromosome 2, idAnoAquaMG_Q_19, whole genome shotgun sequence genome:
- the LOC126576616 gene encoding uncharacterized protein LOC126576616, whose protein sequence is MIRNVFLLLLLGTGTLAASENRLLAFEVMDRLQEVLLPLYNQLEPSMVEGITEVKRNVSQLIFALEAKVIEQKAIHLQQAVDQELVIQEYVQTHHVDEECAPLVQELIDDDMDIAGYGFSNCIVSRVAEELQKEIDAMHAAGLWPEYRWLNTSLLGVFDGGNIFSEPAMLLTRLGEKQASLEEDSLLDFLPDLVENMEILEERLSSIETAYVQCLQINLLTLNMAFEIIKLQITQVCY, encoded by the exons ATGATTCGAAACGTATTCCTGCTGTTATTGCTGGGAACC GGCACGCTGGCAGCATCGGAGAACCGTTTGCTTGCGTTTGAGGTAATGGACCGGTTGCAAGAAGTGTTGCTCCCACTGTACAACCAACTGGAACCAAGCATGGTAGAGGGCATCACGGAAGTGAAACGCAATGTGTCCCAACTTATCTTTGCGCTCGAGGCAAAAGTGATCGAACAGAAGGCGATACACCTACAGCAGGCGGTTGACCAAGAGTTGGTGATCCAAGAATACGTCCAGACGCACCACGTCGACGAGGAGTGTGCCCCGCTGGTACAGGAGCTGATCGACGATGATATGGACATTGCCGGCTATGGATTCAGTAACTGCATAGTCTCGCGAGTTGCTGAAGAACTGCAGAAGGAAATCGATGCCATGCATGCGGCCGGATTGTGGCCCGAGTATCGTTGGCTCAACACAAGTCTGCTGGGGGTATTCGATGGTGGCAACATCTTTAGTGAACCAGCGATGCTGCTCACTCGACTCGGCGAGAAACAGGCTTCCTTGGAGGAGGATTCGTTGCTCGACTTCCTGCCCGATTTGGTGGAGAACATGGAGATCCTGGAGGAGCGGTTGAGCAGCATTGAAACGGCATACGTGCAGTGTTTGCAGATCAATCTTCTCACACTCAACATGGCATTTGAGATTATCAAGCTGCAAATCACGCAGGTTTGCTACTGA
- the LOC126581250 gene encoding uncharacterized protein LOC126581250 — MDPQNDSAGFFLRRWRQRRNWWIARRMLLISLMVLAGSIPAPAAVASPGVFFSTSKLRLTLPISKESYIILRSEPIVNLRLLSTSGMQPAANASQYHYTIEVPSSDAGYLTVDEKTGDLWITSKMLSLANVTEFIIVAENGSVPSSASVPVARLSLTIDPQPVKEDSLDSFCEHHPDRACFWDAAQYRVAENGPAGGTIGTLGPAIYRRLCPQHQVRYALQEGTTGSDYLLLDPNDGTLRTKVSFDHDSHAPGPTLLAGVRCAQLQQLADGSQSSEQTVNRTVTVTVLDRNDNLPRHEVTSSGATGDDVQVYLDDPHVNQGDPVGHFRIVFTDDDSIPVNTRVHYRLLGDLMELLRVDCAMYENEHDDGLKQTVFGCKLLFARSGILRQSPYCVTLQAVDPTVERTADETRRNRRRSVTSGDGGNVTICITTNLNRIHEYDLPRPEALTSNNDDALRSESASGSRFETKPQQPQQARRKSKKDVTTPAKIAYPKEVVVYDTSRKYARIAEPRNFKQLLQQESGISDLSFHLTSNPLDAFGITRVAGIIYLKNETAFNEKSLESRHEITVSWKNYSVNILVRMRKNPDAGQCAGGTVLVEGGVEDFCAIHPNRTSCLGACGIGSLLGPCEYRSRDGPPGSFSPWSEDYPTCSSGLTHCPDGICDPLEEMGHREKIHICPQDCVFKPDIVGVHDSDKPRGIHTAVGHCSCRSTGHCSCVDNLRIHSSNKRNKTTTTTTSSSTTTTTTTTTTTEASETVAGPGEKARDVELLTVSSTELNDTENVPPAAVRDGSVYEPGLIKGPHASIYLLAIVLIPMILAVMIVSYCFSRKIPIKGKLIDNSGNSGLNSIAMNLVSNDTEIFNVELPLTSRMNEINFKIDYDSKWEFPRTNLILDATLGEGEFGKVLKGFATDLPEKPGITTVAVKMLKTGANSVELLALLSEYQLLQEVNHPNVIRLLGACTKGDSPLLIIEYCQYGSLKNYLRLSRKLEVLNADYENSVEPITVKDILSFAWQISKGMAYLTDIKLVHRDLAARNVLLAEGKVCKISDFGLTRDVYEDDAYLKKSKDRVPVKWMAPESLADHIYTTKSDVWAFGVLCWELITLGASPYPGIPPQNLYNLLKQGYRMECPKNCSEEIYSIVRSCWADDPKQRPSFKHLAGQFELLLGRSAKYIDMEQNSISNPVYCVNVDEVDCAKIAICKEEQDRLESLWTPPQYETVHDNSNTSELAGRYQTPTSSAITLSEDKKQLLLQSYDTPRPLIETATIEQKLRYENDVRLRPKMLNGGNCDSGSLIEQHLNSSASTGSPASVSSSRGSTIGGRTRFEETSFIELAASNSSSAGEYDSPSRQPRRVLSYLDMNKQGQQQQLLSANLEISHMIDKKQSKDIALRFSNVDNELQMVLVDPRTGDASAVASGEAGEDSAPSNVPLKRPPGAGPTTTSVGGGVEYSEIVKIRTGPTGHDKIGHTLTSLV; from the exons CTTCGCCgggagttttcttttcaacgTCAAAACTACGTCTAACGCTGCCCATCTCGAAGGAATCGTACATCATTCTACGAAGCGAACCCATCGTCAACCTACGCTTGCTGTCGACGAGTGGAATGCAACCGGCCGCTAATGCCTCCCAGTATCACTACACCATCGAGGTGCCATCCAGTGACGCTGGCTACCTGACGGTGGACGAAAAGACAGGTGACCTGTGGATTACCTCCAAGATGCTGTCCCTCGCAAACGTAACCGAATTCATCATCGTGGCGGAGAATGGGAGCGTTCCGTCGTCCGCATCGGTTCCAGTGGCTCGCCTAAGCCTCACCATCGACCCGCAACCGGTGAAGGAAGACTCACTCGATAGCTTCTGCGAGCACCATCCGGATCGGGCTTGCTTCTGGGATGCGGCACAGTATCGTGTGGCGGAGAACGGGCCAGCGGGTGGGACGATCGGCACTCTGGGGCCAGCCATCTATCGGCGGCTCTGCCCACAGCACCAAGTGCGATATGCGCTGCAGGAGGGCACCACAGGCAGCGACTATCTGTTGCTCGATCCGAATGATGGCACTCTGCGGACCAAAGTTTCCTTCGATCACGACAGTCACGCTCCCGGACcgacgctgctggccggcGTACGCTGCGcgcagttgcagcagctcgCTGATGGTAGCCAGTCGTCGGAGCAAACCGTCAACCGGACCGTTACTGTCACCGTGCTGGATCGTAACGATAATTTGCCTCGCCATGAGGTCACATCAAGTGGAGCGACCGGTGACGATGTCCAGGTGTATCTCGACGATCCGCACGTTAATCAG GGTGATCCGGTGGGGCACTTCCGTATCGTGTTTACGGATGATGATTCGATTCCGGTGAACACTCGGGTACACTATCGGTTGCTCGGTGATCTGATGGAGCTACTTCGTGTCGACTGTGCAATGTACGAGAATGAGCACGACGATGGACTCAAGCAGACGGTGTTTGGCTGCA AGCTCCTATTTGCCCGATCCGGTATCCTTCGCCAGAGCCCGTACTGCGTTACGTTGCAAGCCGTGGATCCAACAGTCGAACGAACCGCAGATGAAACGAGAAGGAACCGTCGGCGTAGCGTAAcatctggtgatggtgggaatGTTACCatctgcatcaccaccaacctgAATCGTATCCACGAGTACGATTTGCCCCGGCCGGAAGCATTGACGAGCAACAACGATGATGCCCTTCGATCGGAATCCGCTAGTGGATCACGgttcgaaacgaaaccacagcaaccgcagcaagctcgaagaaagagcaaaaaGGATGTTACGACACCGGCCAAGATTGCCTACCCGAAAGAGGTCGTCGTGTACGATACCTCGCGCAAGTACGCCCGCATAGCGGAACCGCGAAACTTCAAGCAGCTCCTCCAACAGGAGAGCGGGATTTCCGATTTGAGCTTCCACCTAACGAGCAACCCGCTGGATGCGTTCGGGATCACGCGTGTGGCGGGCATCATCTATCTAAAGAACGAGACGGCCTTCAACGAGAAGAGCCTCGAAAGCCGGCACGAGATCACGGTATCGTGGAAGAACTATAGCGTTAACATTTTGGTGCGGATGCGTAAAAATCCCGACGCTGGCCAGTGTGCTGGAGGGACGGTGCTCGTGGAAGGTGGTGTGGAAGACTTTTGTGCCATCCATCCGAATCGTACCAGCTGTTTGGGGGCCTGCGGAATTGGCAGTTTGCTTGGTCCGTGTGAGTACCGTAGCCGCGATGGGCCGCCGGGAAGCTTTTCACCCTGGAGCGAAGACTATCCGACCTGTTCGTCGGGGTTGACGCACTGCCCGGATGGGATCTGTGATCCACTGGAAGAGATGGGTCATCGTGAAAAGATCCACATCTGCCCACAGGATTGCGTGTTCAAGCCGGACATTGTCGGAGTACACGATTCGGATAAGCCGCGGGGAATCCATACCGCTGTCGGCCATTGTAGTTGCCGTAGCACGGGACACTGCTCCTGTGTGGACAATCTGCGCATTCATTCGTCgaacaaacggaacaaaaccaccaccaccacgacgtcGAGTTctacgacgaccaccacgacgacaacgacgacgacggaagcaTCGGAAACGGTCGCCGGTCCGGGGGAGAAAGCTCGTGATGTAGAGCTACTGACCGTTTCCAGTACGGAGTTGAACGATACTGAAAATGTGCCACCGGCGGCTGTTCGCGATGGCAGTGTGTACGAGCCGGGACTTATCAAGGGACCGCACGCCTCGATCTATCTACTAGCGATCGTACTAATACCGATGATACTCGCCGTGATGATCGTGTCGTACTGTTTCAGCAGGAAGATACCGATCAAGGGCAAGCTGATCGATAATAGTGGCAATTCCGGTCTCAACAGCATCGCCATGAATCTCGTCAGCAATGATACGGAGATATTTAACGTTGAGCTACCGTTGACCTCacgaatgaatgaaatcaaCTTTAAGATCGAT TATGACTCCAAGTGGGAGTTTCCTCGCACGAACCTGATACTCGATGCAACGCTAGGCGAAGGAGAGTTCGGTAAGGTGCTGAAGGGTTTCGCGACGGATCTACCGGAGAAGCCCGGGATCACCACGGTGGCGGTAAAAATGCTCAAAACGGGTGCCAACTCAGTCGAACTGTTGGCCCTACTGTCCGAGTATCAGCTACTGCAGGAGGTGAACCATCCGAACGTGATTCGACTGCTCGGCGCATGTACCAAGGGTGACTCGCCGCTGCTCATCATCGAGTACTGCCAGTACGGTTCGTTGAA AAATTATCTGCGGCTCAGTCGTAAGCTGGAGGTGCTGAATGCAGACTACGAAAACTCTGTGGAGCCGATCACGGTGAAGGACATTCTTTCATTCGCCTGGCAGATCAGCAAAGGTATGGCGTACCTTACCGACATCAAGCTAGTTCACCGGGACCTAGCGGCCCGAAatgtgctgctggccgaggGCAAGGTCTGCAAGATATCTGACTTTGGGTTAACGCGCGACGTGTACGAGGATGATGCGTATCTGAAGAAGAGCAAGGACAGGGTACCGGTTAAGTGGATGGCACCGGAATCGTTGGCGGACCACATTTACACCACCAAGAGCGATGTTTGGGCGTttggtgtgctgtgctgggaGCTGATCACGCTCGGTGCTTCACCCTATCCCGGTATTCCACCCCAGAATCTATACAATCTGCTGAAGCAAGGCTACCGTATGGAGTGTCCAAAGAATTGCTCCGAGGAAAT ATACTCGATTGTGCGATCCTGCTGGGCAGATGATCCTAAACAGCGACCAAGTTTTAAGCATCTGGCTGGCCAGTTCGAGCTGCTACTAGGACGGAGCGCCAAGTATATTGATATGGAGCAAAACTCGATCTCGAATCCGGTTTACTGCGTGAACGTAGACG AGGTGGACTGCGCCAAGATCGCCATATGCAAGGAGGAACAGGATCGCCTCGAAAGCCTCTGGACTCCGCCACAGTACGAAACGGTAcacgacaacagcaacaccagcgagCTAGCCGGACGCTACcaaacaccaaccagcagTGCTATCACGCTATCGGAGGACAAAAagcagctactgctgcaaAGCTACGATACCCCACGACCACTGATCGAAACGGCTACAATCGAGCAGAAGCTGCGCTACGAAAACGATGTACGTTTGCGACCGAAAATGCTGAACGGTGGAAACTGCGACAGTGGTAGCCTGATAGAACAGCATCTCAACTCATCCGCCAGCACTGGCTCACCGGCCTCGGTATCGTCGTCAAGGGGTAGCACCATCGGTGGCCGCACGCGGTTCGAAGAAACGTCCTTCATTGAGCTGGCGGCATCGAATTCGAGTAGCGCTGGTGAGTACGATTCACCGAGCCGCCAACCGCGTCGCGTCCTGTCCTACCTTGACATGAACAagcagggccagcagcagcaactgctgaGTGCAAATCTCGAGATCAGCCACATGATCGACAAGAAACAGTCCAAAGATATTGCCTTACGATTCTCGAATGTCGACAACGAGCTGCAGATGGTGCTAGTCGATCCGAGAACCGGTGATGCGAGTGCCGTAGCCAGTGGGGAAGCTGGAGAAGATTCTGCACCTAGTAATGTTCCATTGAAGCGGCCTCCGGGAGCCGGTCCCACCACTAccagtgttggtggtggcgtagAGTATTCGGAAATAGTAAAAATACGCACTGGACCGACGGGTCATGATAAAATTGGCCACACTCTCACCTCGCTCGTTTAA